In the Oncorhynchus keta strain PuntledgeMale-10-30-2019 chromosome 29, Oket_V2, whole genome shotgun sequence genome, one interval contains:
- the LOC118362823 gene encoding thioredoxin-related transmembrane protein 1, with the protein MAPLLDYKIGDAMLSSLPLRSKSILLTCSLILVIYLTSQPALAKPSSLKEITDGNWEDILAGEWMIEFFAPWCPACQQLQPMWNEFADWGEDMGVNIAKVDVTEQPGLSGRFIITSLPTIYHCKDGVFRRYQGARTKDDFLSFIDEKKWQGIEPVSSWFGPSSFMMNTMSALFKLSMFIRRCHNYLTEQLGIPVWGSYIIFGLATLFSGLALGLILVFIADFVFPSRRFNSPNYYQKKQTMEQARLIQQLEEEQEADGEEDDEDDEDGEQEEVWRRVSPVGRPEARGPGYPEEVLRKRVVGNCEEEEDS; encoded by the exons ATGGCGCCCTTGCTGGATTATAAAATCGGCGATGCTATGTTGTCTTCTTTACCTTTGCGATCAAAATCGATTCTCCTAACATGTTCACTAATTTTGGTTATTTACTTGACGTCGCAGCCAGCTTTGGCCAAACCGAGTAGCCTCAAAGAGATCACTGACGGAAACTGGGAAGACATCTTGGCAGGGGAATGGATGATTGAATT CTTTGCCCCCTGGTGTCCGGCGTGCCAGCAGCTCCAGCCCATGTGGAATGAGTTTGCCGACTGGGGGGAGGACATGGGTGTCAACATAGCGAAAGTGGATGTTACTGAACAGCCTG GTTTGAGTGGACGATTCATTATCACTTCACTTCCGACCATCTACCA cTGTAAGGATGGTGTGTTCAGGAGGTACCAGGGGGCTCGCACCAAAGATGACTTCCTAAGCTTTATTGATGAGAAGAAGTGGCAGGGCATTGAACCGGTTTCTTCCTGGTTTGGACCATCTTCCTTCAT GATGAACACAATGTCAGCTCTCTTCAAGTTGTCAATGTTCATTAGG CGTTGCCATAACTACCTGACAGAGCAGTTGGGTATTCCAGTGTGGGGCTCGTACATCATCTTTGGACTGGCCACTCTCTTCTCTGGCCTAGCCCTGGGACTG ATACTGGTGTTCATAGCTGACTTTGTCTTCCCATCACGACGATTTAACTCCCCAAACTACTACCAGA AGAAACAGACGATGGAACAAGCCAGGCTTATTCAGCAGCTAGAGGAAGAGCAGGAGGCcgatggagaggaggatgatgaggacGATGAAgatggagaacaggaggaggtcTGGAGGAGAGTGTCTCCAGTGGGCCGTCCCGAGGCCAGAGGGCCGGGTTACCCAGAGGAGGTCTTGCGAAAGAGGGTGGTTGGcaactgtgaggaggaggaggactcctAG